TGGTCCTTGTCGAACATGGCCTTCGCATCGGCCTTGGAAAACAAGTACGTGCGACCGTTGTACACCGTGAACAACGTCGGGTCCGACTCGAGCTTCATCCCCTGAGCGACCGCTGTCGCACACCATCCCTCGTACGCAGGGAGATACTTCTCAGGTGAGCCGTCGAACATCTGCTTGGCCTCGTCATTGCTCAAGAGGTACGTCTTGCCGTCGTGCTCACTCGCGTACTGCG
This region of Luteitalea sp. genomic DNA includes:
- a CDS encoding YHS domain protein, producing the protein MKKLIAAIAGLSVAAFATMAVGAQSSPAPGEAALGGYCPVAYAMMNKAMKGDPQYASEHDGKTYLLSNDEAKQMFDGSPEKYLPAYEGWCATAVAQGMKLESDPTLFTVYNGRTYLFSKADAKAMFDKDQAGTVAKADANWPKLADQASQ